The sequence below is a genomic window from Miscanthus floridulus cultivar M001 unplaced genomic scaffold, ASM1932011v1 fs_894_1_2, whole genome shotgun sequence.
taaacctgctggcctttGATGTTCTGCCTTAACTCGCTGACATGTGTCGCATATTGCTACATACTCGGCCAAATCTcttttcaaaccataccaccagtacTTCTCCTTCAGATCTAGGTACATCTTAgtactacctagatggatagagtatcctgagtcatgagcttctctTAGAATCATCTCTCAAATGGACTTTATCGCTGCACACATATTTTCTTTCCGAACCACACTGTTCCCTAATCATCCAATCGAAAGCCCAGGGCTTTGCCAATTATGATAAGTTCTGCTATCTCCTTGATTTTCTCATCTTCCATCTGACCCTTGCGGATCACTTATTCAAGTGTAGGTTCCACTTCCAATTCCATCGCATTAGCAACTATTCCCAAATTAAGATGCTCGAATTCAGCACATAACTCCTTAGGTAACTGTGTCACTAGAGCTACATTAACAAAGCTCCTTCGGCTCagagcatcagctacaacatttgccttgccagggtgatagtgtacctctagatcatagtccttgattagctctaaccaacgTCGTTGCCTCAGGTTcagctctgactgagtgaagatatacttcaaactcttgtggtctgtatagatGTCACACTTATGCCCAacaagataatgtctccaaatcttcaatgcatgaaccacaactgctaactccaaatcatgagtcgaataatttagttcatgcttccttagtttcctagatgcataagccactactcgtccttcttgcataagaacacaacctagACCAAGTCGAGATGCATCACAGTAGATGAAGAAACTCTTGTTTATATCTAGTTGTACCAATACCGGAGCTATAGTCAaccttttcttcaactcttcaaaactagcttggcattgctcagtccatacaaacttagcatttttctcaagTAGCGATGTCATAGGCTTGGTAATcttagaaaaaccttcaatgaacctctgaTAATATCTGGCCATGcctaggaaacttcggacttcacTTACATCATGAGGCagattccaactcaacacatcactaaccttcttgggatccatagctactccaccattagagataacatgcccaagaaaagagacttccttcagctagaactcgcacttgcttagtttagcatacagttgatgtctCTAAGTTTCTGCATAACTAATCTCAAATGCTCTTCATGTTCTGCTTCTGTTTTGGAGAAGactagaatatcatcaatgaagaccacaACAAACCTATCGAGAtactccataaacaccttattcatcatatatATGAAGTATGCaggggcattagtcaatccaaaagacataaccgtgTACTCATATAATACATACTGAGTGGTAAAGGCAGTCTTAGGGATGTTCGATGAACGAAtcctcaactgatgataaccagagcgaagatcaatcttgaagaacacacaagcacctcgTAACTGATCAAacagatcatcaattctaggcaaaggatacttgttcttaatggttacctcaTTGAGAGAGCGATAATGCACACACATCCTCTATGTACCGTCTttcttatcaacaaatataactagggctccccatggtgaagaactaggacataTGAAACCTTTATCTTGTAGCTCTTTTAGCTGTTTCTTATGTTCTTCTAGCTCATTGACTCCCATCCAATATGGtctcttagctataggtgcagttctaggtaaaagctCGATAATAAATTCAATATCATGATCTAGTGGCATACccggcaaatcatcaggaaaaacatccaaaAACTCATTAACAACCTTGGTCTTATCCATGGTTGCACCATTCATCTGATTGACATTGCACACCTCTCTTGTTGTTGTAGTGGCCTTGCATACAACTTCTTCTCCTGACTTGGATGTCAAGTGTACTGTACCATTCTCACATTGGATAATAGCCTTTCATGGATTTAGCCAATCCATTCCAAGAATTACATCTATGCTTGAAGACTTCAGCACAATTGGATTTGCCAAAAACTCTACCCCCGTTATTTCAACTCTTACACTAGGACACATTCGAGTAGCTTGCATATCCCCACAAGATGAGTCAACTAACATTTGTTTCTTCATAGGACACTTTGATATATTGTGCTCCTTAACAAAACGATGTGCAATGAaggaatgtgaagctccagaatcaaacaaaaccaaTGTAGGGCTAGAGTTGATTAGACACATGCCAAACACAACATCTTGGACTTCTTGTGTAGATTCTATTCTCACATAATTGACTCTGCCTTGCACATGGTTCCGTTGTTTGTGGTTTACATTCTAGGGCtgcggcttgttcggcttcttcggGCACTGACTTGCATAGTGATCGGGTTCACCACAGCGGTAGCACTTCTTGCCTGGAGGGAGAGTGTTGGGCACACTATCCTTCATTGGAGAGTTGatgaggggttcttggggtgGATTCTGGTTCACATACTGTTGCTCTTGCTGGTATTGAGGAAGTTGTTGAGGAGGATCAAAATCCCACTGACTAGTTGGTTCCTGGTATCTTTGCTGAAATTCTTGCTGGGGAGTGTAGCGGGGGCGTGTGTTGCTACCTACAGATTGGCTTTgaattcttcttttcttctcttccatTTCCTgatgcttgttctcaatcaaaatggccctattcaccaaagtttggaagtcagGATACACAACAGTCATCAACTGCAGTTGAAGTTCATCATTCGATCCTTTCAATATGCGTTTTTGTTTCTTGGCATCATTAACCACCTCTCTTGGAGCATAACATGACAGCTGAGTGAATTTGTTATGATAATCACACACTATCATGTAGCCTTgtttcaagttgaggaactcctCCTCCTTGATCTCCACCAAAGCTTCTGGAACATCATAAGATCTAAAGACAGTCTTGAAATCTTTCCAACAAATCTGATTTACATCTTTCTCAATCTGAAATAATTCCCACCAGTCTGAAAGCTGCTCCTTGAAGTTGACCGGAACCATAAAGCACTTTCTGATGGTCATTACACTGAGCTATGTTAAGTTGTCGCTCCatagctctaagccagtcatcagcttctagtgggtcgcttgcatgagagaatgtgggtggatttcccttcataaattcaccatgcttgtcccttagtggtgcttgatgtgggtTGATGCATACATTCTGAACATAGGTCTATAACAATTGAGTCTGTATCATCATAGATTGCTCTATAGTTGGAGCATTTGGTGGCGGTGGATTAGCATTAGGGGCATTCCTTCTGGCATGATGTGAAGAACTTCTCCTGGTAGAAACCATCTGTTTACAACATTTAGCACAATTATTGGTTGTAGTCCATATCCAGAAGTAGTTCACATGATGAAACAATCAATCTGAAATTTTCTGGACGAGAACTACCAGTAGCAGTTCAGAAAGACAGCCATATCTCAAGTTCCAGAAATCATATGAAGACGGGCCTTATAtggctagaaagcttataaaattccctacaactttcatataaatCACCTTGCCAGATTCTAAGGTTAAGTTAGTTGGAAATAGAACATAACCGAAACTGTTTAGACTCCCAGACAGTGCAGAAACTTCACTTGTAGAGGTCATAACTCCCAAACCATAACAGATATGAAGGTGATTCCAGTGGCatatgaaagatacagaagtctacttTCATCCATAAAACTTTCATGATTTTTGGGCACCCACCCTTGGAGATGTAATCCAATGAACACTGACTGCTCAGAAAACAGCACGCACCGGGACGAGAAAAACCAACCCAACTATCTAATCATCGGTCCTTATGCCTTATCatgtaaactaaatgaaattgcgagcataacccacaaaatcattgcaatcatcacaaagatccaaatcaaacatgaaCATCAAGACAACCATACAAACATTAAAGGTTCACATTTCAAGCACTAGGACTCAGTGACTCTACTTACATTACTAGCGTTCTTGTTGTATCAAGGGCTCAAGAGTCTTTATAGCTTCACCTTCATTTTGCGCAAGAATGTGGTAAGTGATATCTCTAAAAGCAATTCAAAGCAAGGGGTGAAGATAGGAACAAGAATTTGTAGCAACAAGGAGGAGATGAACAGTAAAGACAAGAATATAGCATAAAAAaaatagcaaggtttatagaTCAAGGATTTCATGGCAAATTCTGAACCTTAAAATGACTATTTTccaactaggcttgcgtcctacagtcgacatagctccgataccactttatagcacctgattttaaggataaaaccagATATACACCATATGTGTGGCCaggaattcaattcacacatatagttacaaatgaaggggtaatatcaaagattatgcctttattacatagcgTGTAATTATTTGTTACAAAAGACAGTCTTACTTTACAATAtatactataactctattcttctggcgaaacctccaacaccacaggaatcgtcaactggttgatcacaagcctaacacctcttggaaaactccactgaagaatctccatctggtacccatccgggattttgccaaagtattgaaataaaacaagcgtaagctactaccgcttagcaagcataacatgaggggatgcaggctcaaaaggcttgactcaGTTGAACtgtggtaagcacttttagttggtcatattttattattaatcataagttgctagGTTATGCTTAGCCTCCCGAATGTGAATGATTAGAGATATCagcaattttaatcataacccaaaccctccaagtaaccaactattcagtaaggatctaggccgctcgtgtccgtgagcacggctaatatactagttttacactctgcagatgttgtacactttcactgtgagtcgtgatttaccctttcgctcgaggcggccaacctcttgacccactaccaaggaaggtcggcagggttcactatgaagccttttaaaggttcgtctaataagttagggccgctaaggtttacccatcaataagcatgaacccccctctaaggagtgactaacaaaataccaagaaaccaaagtgcaccctcttagtaggccgagatcatacctgtcggagcccctcttgcgccataaaggtaaccactaacaagctagaaaatgtcctcatactgagctaaagccagagccatatagccctcacagctgcactgtaagtctcggatgttcgcttacgggtaagtc
It includes:
- the LOC136533468 gene encoding uncharacterized protein, translated to MTIRKCFMVPVNFKEQLSDWWELFQIEKDVNQICWKDFKTVFRSYDVPEALVEIKEEEFLNLKQGYMIVCDYHNKFTQLSCYAPREVVNDAKKQKRILKGSNDELQLQLMTVVYPDFQTLVNRAILIENKHQEMEEKKRRIQSQSVGSNTRPRYTPQQEFQQRYQEPTSQWDFDPPQQLPQYQQEQQYVNQNPPQEPLINSPMKDSVPNTLPPGKKCYRCGEPDHYASQCPKKPNKPQP